A genome region from Brassica oleracea var. oleracea cultivar TO1000 chromosome C2, BOL, whole genome shotgun sequence includes the following:
- the LOC106324111 gene encoding uncharacterized protein LOC106324111 — protein MAQFRPISLCSVSYKIISKVLCQRLKKVLPCLISETQSAFIAGRPISDNIMIAQDMFHALRTKPSGRSKRMTIKTDMNKAYDMMEWSFIEAVMRKMGFSETWITWIMRCITSVKYKVESRECEEVMKVVRKYGESSGQCINFDKSSLLFGKRINAATRQEIKDALRIQNEGGMGTYLGIPEDISGSKCKLFAFLKDKLMHRVNEWTCRWLSKGGNEVLIKSIMLALPTYGLERKILPIELSTESKLDQYPIICVD, from the exons ATGGCTCAGTTTAGACCCATTAGCTTGTGCAGCGTCAGCTACAAGATAATCTCTAAGGTGTTATGCCAGAGATTAAAGAAAGTGCTACCATGCTTGATATCGGAAACCCAATCAGCTTTTATTGCTGGGAGACCGATTTCAGACAACATTATGATTGCTCAAGATATGTTCCACGCTCTGAGAACTAAACCAAGTGGACGCAGTAAAAGGATGACCATCAAGACAGACATGAACAAAGCATATGACATGATGGAATGGTCATTTATTGAAGCAGTCATGCGCAAGATGGGTTTCTCAGAAACATGGATCACCTGGATAATGCGATGCATTACGTCAGTGAAATATAAG GTGGAGTCTCGTGAATGTGAAGAAGTAATGAAAGTAGTCAGGAAATATGGTGAATCATCAGGTCAATGCATCAACTTTGATAAATCGTCCTTACTCTTTGGTAAGCGGATCAATGCAGCCACTAGACAAGAGATTAAAGATGCACTGAGAATACAAAATGAAGGCGGAATGGGAACCTACTTAGGCATCCCAGAGGACATAAGTGGCTCCAAGTGTAAGCTCTTTGCATTTCTAAAGGATAAATTGATGCATAGAGTGAATGAATGGACATGCAGATGGCTCTCAAAAGGAGGAAATGAAGTGCTAATTAAATCCATCATGCTCGCTCTCCCGACATAC GGTCTTGAGAGGAAGATATTACCGATTGAGCTCTCCACTGAGAGTAAACTCGACCAGTATCCCATCATATGTGTGGACTAG